The Pseudomonas sp. IB20 region TCATGTCGGTGTAGGTCTTGAAGCCTTGCTGCAATTGGCGCAACGGCACGCCAGCAATCTGCGCCAGTTCCAGCAGGTTGACGGTTTCATCCGGCGCATCCGCCGCCCATTCACCGATGCGTGCCATCAACCGGCGTTCTTCGCTGCGCCGTTGCAGTGAGCTGCGGTCCAGGCACACACAGGCGTTGTCGAGGATGAACAGGCAGTCGTCGAGCAACTGTTGGGTGAGGGCATCGCGGCTGATCGGGTCGACGGTCGCAGACAAGCGCGTGAGGGTGCCACTGAGCCAGCGGGTGAACAGCGCGTTCTGCTGGCAGGTCAGCGGCGCCATGAACAGGCCCTCGAGTTTGGCCACATCCAAACCATGGCGCTGCACGAACTGCGGGCCGAACACCACCGCCACTTCGCGGTAGTTTTCCGGGGTGATCCAGGTGTTGTGGCTTTCGCCATTGAGCATGTACAGCGCGTTGTCGCTGCCGTCGAAACAGAACGCCAGTGAGCCTGGCGGTGCGTTGAAATGCTGTTCCACGCGGGTGTTCATGCACTCTTCGTACACCTGCACGCCTTGCAGGTCGAGGTAGCGAACCTGCCCGGCAAAATGCCCCGGGGACATCTGCTGGTAGTGCTGCACCCAACCGGGTGTCGCACTGCATTGAGCGGCCACATCACCGGTGGTGAAGGCCTGTACGCGCAAAGCTGTTGCCTGTGTCATGGGTGATCCGTGCGCACTCTATTGGTGCGTTGTGCTGCGTGCAAAGTGGATAGATGCCGTTACAAGGCTGGCCCAAGATAGACCTCAATGCGCCAGGAGTACAAGCCGGCGCATCATCCAACCCATGACGAGGTCCTTATGAACGCCCCCTTCGATCAGCTGCACGCCTGGCTGAAAGAACACAAGATTACCGAAGTCGAATGCGTGATCAGTGATTTGACTGGCATCGCACGCGGCAAGATTGCGCCCACCAATAAGTTCCTGCATGAGCGAGGCATGCGCCTGCCGGAAAGTGTGTTGCTGCAAACGGTAACCGGGGACTTTGTCGACGACGACGTCTACTACGACCTGCTCGACCCGGCCGACATCGACATGATCTGCCGCCCGGTGGCCAACGCCACGTACGTCATCCCTTGGGCGATCGAACCCACCGCCATCGTGATCCATGACACCTTCGACAAGCAGGGCAACCCCATCGAGTTGTCGCCGCGCAACGTGCTGAAGAAGGTGCTGCAGCTTTACACCGACCAAGGCTGGCAGCCGATTGTCGCGCCGGAAATGGAGTTCTACCTGACCCAGCGCTGCGAAGACCCGGACCTGCCGTTGAAAACCCCGGTTGGTCGCTCCGGTCGCGCCGAAACCGGCCGCCAGTCGTTTTCCATCGACGCCGCCAACGAATTCGACCCACTGTTTGAAGATGTCTACGACTGGTGCGAATTACAGGGCCTTGACCTCGATACGCTGATCCACGAAGACGGCCCGGCGCAGATGGAAATCAACTTCCGCCACGGCGATGCGCTGGATCTGGCCGACCAGATCACCGTGTTCAAACGCACCCTGCGCGAGGCCGCACTGAAGCACAACGTGGCGGCGACGTTCATGGCCAAGCCGGTGGCCGATGAGCCGGGCAGCGCCATGCATTTGCACCAGAGCGTGGTGGACATCGCCACCGGTAAGCCAGTGTTTGTCGATGCCGACGGCAAGATGAGCCAACTGTTTTTGCATCACATCGGCGGCTTACAGAAGTACATCCCCAAGCTGCTGCCGATGTTCGCCCCGAATGTGAACTCGTTCCGCCGCTTCCTGCCCGACACCTCGGCGCCGGTCAATGTGGAGTGGGGCGAAGAAAACCGCACTGTCGGCCTGCGCGTGCCAACTTCCAGCCCCGAGGCGATGCGCGTGGAAAACCGTTTGCCGGGCGCCGATGCCAATCCGTACCTGGCGATTGCCGCAAGTCTGCTGTGTGGCTACCTGGGCATGATCGAAAAGATCGAGCCGAGCGCGCCGGTGGAAGGCCGCGCCTATGAGCGCCGCAACCTGCGACTGCCGTTCACCCTCGAAGATGCCCTGGCGCGGATGGAGGACTGCGACACGGTCAAGCAGTACCTGGGCGAAAAGTTCGTGCGCGGCTACGTCGCGGTCAAGCGCGCCGAGCATGAGAATTTCAAGCGGGTGATCAGTTCCTGGGAGCGTGAGTTCCTGCTGTTGAGCGTCTAAAAAACTAAAAGGGGTGTCGATATGCGTCTTGCGAAAAAGCTTCTCCCGCTGGCCCTGGTGGCGGCGTTCAGCAGTGCCGGCCAGGCCGCGCCGACGGTGAGCGTCTATAACTGGACCGACTATATCGGCGAGACCACCTTGGCTGACTTCCAGGCCAAGACCGGGATCAAGGTGATCTACGACGTGTTCGACTCCAACGAGACCCTGGAAGGCAAGCTGCTCGCAGGCCGCACCGGCTATGACGTGGTGGTGCCGTCCAACCACTTCCTGGCGCGCCAGGTGAAAGCCGGGGCGTTCCTGAAACTCGACCGCTCGCAGTTGCCCAACTTCAAGAACCTCGACCCCAAGCTGCTCAAGTTGCTGGAGAACAACGACCCGGGCAACGCGCACTCGGTGCCGTACCTGTGGGGCACCAATGGCATTGGCTATAACGTCGACAAGGTCAAACAGGTGCTGGGCGTCGACCACATCGACTCGTGGGCGGTGCTGTTCGAACCCGAGAACATTAAGAAGCTGCACGAGTGCGGCGTCGCCTTCCTCGACTCGGCAGATGAACTGTTCCCGGCGATCCTCAACTACATGGGCAAGAACCCGCGCAGCGAGAACCCTGAGGATTACAAGCAGGCCGAAGCCAAGCTGTTGACGCTGCGGCCCTACATCACCTATTTCCATTCCTCCAAGTACATTTCGGACTTGGCTAACGGCGATATCTGCGTGGCCTTCGGCTATTCAGGGGACGTATTCCAAGCGGCCAATCGCGCCAAGGAAGCCAAGAATGGCGTGAATATCGCCTACTCGATTCCTAAGGAGGGCTCCAACCTGTGGTTCGACCTGCTGGCCATTCCGGCCGACGCGAGCAACCTGAAAGAAGCCCACGCCTTTATCAACTATTTGCTCGACCCTGAGGTGATCGCCAAGGTCAGTGCGTCGGTGGGTTATGCCAACGCCAACCCCGCCGCCAAACCCTTCATGGCGCCGGAACTGGTGAATAACCCTGAGGTTTACCCCTCCCAGGAAGTGCTCGACAAACTCTATATTTCCACCACGCCGACCCCGACGACCATGCGCCTGATGACCCGCGCCTGGAGCAAAGTGAAGACCAATAAATGACTCAGTCCCAAGACCACGCCCAGTCCTACTATCGGGCTTCGGCGAATGCCATGCCCGAGCGTCCAGCGCTGGGCGCTGACCTCAGCGCCGATGTGTGTGTGATCGGCGGTGGTTTCACCGGCGTCAACACGGCCATTGAGCTGGCCCAGCGCGGGCTCTCGGTGATTCTGCTGGAGGCCCGGCGCATCGGCTGGGGCGCCAGCGGGCG contains the following coding sequences:
- a CDS encoding helix-turn-helix domain-containing protein; amino-acid sequence: MTQATALRVQAFTTGDVAAQCSATPGWVQHYQQMSPGHFAGQVRYLDLQGVQVYEECMNTRVEQHFNAPPGSLAFCFDGSDNALYMLNGESHNTWITPENYREVAVVFGPQFVQRHGLDVAKLEGLFMAPLTCQQNALFTRWLSGTLTRLSATVDPISRDALTQQLLDDCLFILDNACVCLDRSSLQRRSEERRLMARIGEWAADAPDETVNLLELAQIAGVPLRQLQQGFKTYTDMSPAQWLRLRRLNGARRELLSSTDTTVAEVAMNWSFWHLGRFSNSYRALFQELPSETLKRSS
- a CDS encoding glutamine synthetase family protein, with the protein product MNAPFDQLHAWLKEHKITEVECVISDLTGIARGKIAPTNKFLHERGMRLPESVLLQTVTGDFVDDDVYYDLLDPADIDMICRPVANATYVIPWAIEPTAIVIHDTFDKQGNPIELSPRNVLKKVLQLYTDQGWQPIVAPEMEFYLTQRCEDPDLPLKTPVGRSGRAETGRQSFSIDAANEFDPLFEDVYDWCELQGLDLDTLIHEDGPAQMEINFRHGDALDLADQITVFKRTLREAALKHNVAATFMAKPVADEPGSAMHLHQSVVDIATGKPVFVDADGKMSQLFLHHIGGLQKYIPKLLPMFAPNVNSFRRFLPDTSAPVNVEWGEENRTVGLRVPTSSPEAMRVENRLPGADANPYLAIAASLLCGYLGMIEKIEPSAPVEGRAYERRNLRLPFTLEDALARMEDCDTVKQYLGEKFVRGYVAVKRAEHENFKRVISSWEREFLLLSV
- a CDS encoding polyamine ABC transporter substrate-binding protein, with the protein product MRLAKKLLPLALVAAFSSAGQAAPTVSVYNWTDYIGETTLADFQAKTGIKVIYDVFDSNETLEGKLLAGRTGYDVVVPSNHFLARQVKAGAFLKLDRSQLPNFKNLDPKLLKLLENNDPGNAHSVPYLWGTNGIGYNVDKVKQVLGVDHIDSWAVLFEPENIKKLHECGVAFLDSADELFPAILNYMGKNPRSENPEDYKQAEAKLLTLRPYITYFHSSKYISDLANGDICVAFGYSGDVFQAANRAKEAKNGVNIAYSIPKEGSNLWFDLLAIPADASNLKEAHAFINYLLDPEVIAKVSASVGYANANPAAKPFMAPELVNNPEVYPSQEVLDKLYISTTPTPTTMRLMTRAWSKVKTNK